The DNA sequence ACTTATCACCCTGATGATCCAGGATGATCTCCTCTCCTCTTGGTATCCTTGGCTTTTCCAAATAAGCTCACATTTATAGGTTCTGGTGGTTGGGACTTATCTTTGGGAGGCCACTATTCAACCCAAACTGGGCAGAAATCCTGCTTTGTGCTTTtctccctctcccagcccctaTCCCTGAGAGTGGAGGAAGCCTCACACAGGCAGGTTGGAGGAGGCCATGGCTTCCTCAGAACCCCTGTACCTGGAGGTCCAGTCTGTCTGAGGTGGCAGAGGCACCTCATGCTGCAGCTGCTTATTCTGGGACACTGAGGCCTTGCCAGGCTTCCCATGACAGCTTACGAGCTCTATCCAGGTGGCCTTCACAGCAGCAATCAGGGGCCTCCCCAGCCTCTAGCCAGCAGAGCAAGGGATTTGGGTGTTTAAtcacatattcatttatttagtttttaaaaatattgtgactttaacattttaaagcaatTAGCACTGACATACTTATTATAAAAAATAGGAACAAGACCCCTCCaaaacacaatatatatatatatatatatatatatatatatagttcccCCTAAATGGGATCAGATGGCACATGCTATTTAGTAATTTGCTTTAGAAAAtgggttttaaaatgttttcagcatACCAGAGACATAATATCTCTGAACGAAGACAGGAAAACGGTTTAGCTGCGTGCTGGAGCCGCGCGCCAAGCAGGCTGCTGAGTCCTAAGTTGGTCTAGGCATGGCCTATACTGCCACCTGCCCTCCCCATGCTCAGGGAGAAACCTGGTCCATTGAGTGGCAGTTGACCTAATCTTGCCTCACCCTCTCACCCTCCCCAGGGTCCCGGATCCCCAAGGCCTGGGCAGGCATGGACTTGAAGGTACAACCCCAGGAACCCCTGGTGCTGAAGGACGTAGAGAACTCAGATTGGCAACTCCTGCAGGGTGACACGGCCGTCAGGGTGGAGGTGAGGACTGGGCTGGCTCTCTGACCCACCTCTGCTCCCCAGGTGTCTCTTTCCTGGGggcttggtggtggtggtggtttgggCCACCCAGTGGCTGGCCTCAGGTAGAGCAGATAGAAGCTGAGGTTGCATTTGTACCAAGTCCCTCTGCTGTTCCCAGGGGGCGGGTGTGTGGCTGGAGGGCCTGGGACAGCCCAAGGGCATCAGATGGCAGCTGACCTGATGGCCACTCCTGTGTACAGAGAAAAGATCCAGACCAGGTGGAGCTGTGGGGTCTCAAGGAAGGCACCTACCTGTTCCAGCTGACAGTGACCGACCCAGACCAGCCAGAGAACACTGCCAATGTCACGGTCACTGTGCTGTCTGCCAAGCAGACAGAAGGTGAGGGAGGCAGTGGGGAGGCAGCCCCTGGAGCCACTCTGCTCTGCTGATTGGACCCGCAGGCCCCATCTCACAAGCTCCCCTTCCTCCAGAGTATTGCCTTGCATCCTACAAAGTGGGCCGCTGCCGGGGTTCCTTCCCCCGCTGGTACTACGACCCCacagaacagctctgcaagagtTTCATTTATGGAGGTTGCTTGGGCAACAAAAACAACTACCTTCGGGAAGAAGAGTGCAAGCTAGCCTGCCGGGAAGTGCAAGGTGCGACTCTGAGAGGtggctctgggtctcaggtgactTTACCTGAGGGTAGGTGTTCTCTCTTTACCGGTCAAGGCTGGGGGGACCCCCATTCCCAGACCCCCACACCACCTCCCCGGTCATCTCGTCCCTGCTGGGGCCTGGCCCTGCCTTCCCtcacttctctgttctctctttccCAGGTCTCTCAGTGGAAAGACAACATCCAGGTGGGCTTTGATTCTTAACCTATTTTCCACACCCCCCCTGGGGCTCCAGCACATGCTGTCCACACTCCTGACTAATCTGCCTCTGCCCAAGCCTATTCCTGCCCTGATTGTTTGTGGAGGGTCCGGACACCTACCTCTACCAGCCCAGAATCCTCCTTTCAGGGTCCACCCAGTTTGCTTGAAGCAAGGTTTGAGAGGTTGTGGAAAGGGAATAGGAGACATGTTATGTTGCCATGTGGAGGCAGAgaggctgggtgggtgggtggtggagcCTTGCACCTGTCGGCCCCTGCTTGAGCCTGACTACGCCCCGCCCTGCCCCCATGCAGTGTGCTCTGGTACCTGTCAGCCCACGCAATTCCGCTGCAGTGATGGCTGCTGCATTGATGGCTTCCTGGAATGTGACGGTACTCCTGACTGCCCCGATGCCTCTGACGAGGTTGCCTGTGACAAATGTGAGGCCTGGGAGATGGAAAGTGGGTGGGCAGCTGAGGGAGCGGTCCCTACAGCACTACCCTGCACCCCTGGGAGATGCTCCCTGGACATGTGCCTCTGACCTTTCATCTCTGCAGACACCAGTGGCTTTGAAGAACTCCAGAGCATCCATCTCTCCAATGACAAAGGTGAGACACCCCCACCATCCCAGGCCCCTGGGGGTCAGGGACACTGCCAGCATGTCCTGCTTGCCTCTTATTCCATCAGTGTGCCAAAGGGCTTGGGCAGAGAGAGCCCAGAGGGGGCTCCTGGAGCTCTCTTCTCTGGTCTTACATTGCCCAAACATCAGCcattctctttattattattattatttagagcagttgtaggtttacaaaaaatctTGTAGAAAATAGGGTTCTCATATACCTCCCTCACACCAGTCATTCTTTTAACACCTTCAGAACTTTAGCCATGCCCACACATCACTGAGATATTACTTAACATTTTTTCTAtaaatcaattaattttttaaaatttaatatatttttaaaaggaaatatcttattaCTATGATAAGTGGAAAGCCACTGTTACTTGTCACAAATTGAGgactaatgataaaaataaatataataaaacagtATTCATCAGTTTTAGCTGGACATTGTTGCCTGCCACAGACCCTAAGGCCCACCCTCTTTGTTAAAAATGTAGAGTCAGCCAgtgtttgagaaaaaaatttaaacctcTTCCTTGTCGCcatcagaaaagttgaaagaaaattaggaaataaccATGAGTCAGTGTGGTTTCCTTCTGTGCCCAGGATCACTGCCCAGGATTGATGTCCCTTGTTTCTGGGCAGTGCTGCCCTGGGCCAGATGTTCCTGGGGTCCCCGAGGCCCCCACGTCTGGGGGGCCATGGACTCACTCACCCTCTGCCTGCCCCTCACCCCCTAGGACACTGTGTGGATGTGCCGGACACGGGGTTCTGCCAGGAGAGCATCCCCCGCTGGTACTACGACCCTTTGAGCGAGCACTGTGCCCGCTTTACCTATGGCGGTTGCCATGGCAACAAGAACAACTTCGAAGAGGAGCAGCAGTGTCTTGAGTCCTGTCATGGCATCTCCAGTGAGCTGGGCTGGCGGGTGGAAAACAGGGAGAGAAAGGGCATAGCCAGACCCCTCTGCTCTGCCCAGAGGCTTGGCTTGGTCACCCCTCCATCGTCAGAGTACCTGGAGTGGGCGTTGGGGAGGAAGGGACGCTATAGAGCTGCTAAGTCTCAGAGCCGTTGGTGTTAATTAGGCTCTCCCCCATTGCTTTGCAGAGAAGGATGTGTTTGGTCTGCGGCGGGAAAGCCCCATTCCCAATGTAGGTAAGCCTTCTGCCCTGTCACCAAGGTTCTCAAGGCTCAACCCCATGTGATTGCTTGTGACTGCTGTTTTGAAGGAGCCTGAGGTTGCAAATAGTGATGCCTGCCATGGGCACAGGAGGGAAATATAACATTTTGCATGCCAGGTATTTGCCTCAGAGTCCCAGGCTTTTCCCCAGGCTTCCTTCAGGTAGTGCAGGCTGGAGCCGAGGCCCAGGCCCACCAGAATCTCCCCCTCTGAACTCCCGGGTGGAGCTTGGCAGGCTACTCACGTGCTGGACGGTGTGAGTTGGGTGCCCATGACCTCCCACAGCTGGCATCCCTTCTGACTCGGTCACTTTGATACAGTATGG is a window from the Tamandua tetradactyla isolate mTamTet1 chromosome 14, mTamTet1.pri, whole genome shotgun sequence genome containing:
- the SPINT1 gene encoding kunitz-type protease inhibitor 1 isoform X1, whose product is MMAGARLTQPGIPAATAALWFLYALGFRGTEAGPPSAPPGLPAGDACLNQFTAGVPAFVLDLEASVSNGATFLGSPAVRRGWDCVRACCATQNCNLALVELQPDVGEDAVAACFLLNCLYEQNFVCKFAPRAGFINYLMLEVYRSYRELRIQSFKGSRIPKAWAGMDLKVQPQEPLVLKDVENSDWQLLQGDTAVRVERKDPDQVELWGLKEGTYLFQLTVTDPDQPENTANVTVTVLSAKQTEEYCLASYKVGRCRGSFPRWYYDPTEQLCKSFIYGGCLGNKNNYLREEECKLACREVQGATLRGGSGSQVTLPEGLSVERQHPVCSGTCQPTQFRCSDGCCIDGFLECDGTPDCPDASDEVACDKYTSGFEELQSIHLSNDKGHCVDVPDTGFCQESIPRWYYDPLSEHCARFTYGGCHGNKNNFEEEQQCLESCHGISKKDVFGLRRESPIPNVGSVAVAVVVLLVICIVVVVALLGYCFFKNQRKGFRRDHHHPPPTPASSTVSTAEDTEHLVYNHTTRPL
- the SPINT1 gene encoding kunitz-type protease inhibitor 1 isoform X2 — its product is MMAGARLTQPGIPAATAALWFLYALGFRGTEAGPPSAPPGLPAGDACLNQFTAGVPAFVLDLEASVSNGATFLGSPAVRRGWDCVRACCATQNCNLALVELQPDVGEDAVAACFLLNCLYEQNFVCKFAPRAGFINYLMLEVYRSYRELRIQSFKGSRIPKAWAGMDLKVQPQEPLVLKDVENSDWQLLQGDTAVRVERKDPDQVELWGLKEGTYLFQLTVTDPDQPENTANVTVTVLSAKQTEEYCLASYKVGRCRGSFPRWYYDPTEQLCKSFIYGGCLGNKNNYLREEECKLACREVQGLSVERQHPVCSGTCQPTQFRCSDGCCIDGFLECDGTPDCPDASDEVACDKYTSGFEELQSIHLSNDKGHCVDVPDTGFCQESIPRWYYDPLSEHCARFTYGGCHGNKNNFEEEQQCLESCHGISKKDVFGLRRESPIPNVGSVAVAVVVLLVICIVVVVALLGYCFFKNQRKGFRRDHHHPPPTPASSTVSTAEDTEHLVYNHTTRPL